From the Corynebacterium sp. P3-F1 genome, the window CTCCTCGTGCTGCTTTATTTCGCGTCGCCGCGCCCGAGCATGGCTTATCGACGCATCCCGGTCCCCGACCCCTCCATCCCCTTCTCCCAGACCGCCGCCGACAAGGCAGCGGCCCTGTTGGAGATCACGCAGCGGTCAATAGCGTGGATCGCCCTGGCCACAACAGTGCCGCTGTGCTTGATTCAGTTCACTTTCACGTTCCCGGGCTGGCGTCGTACCGCACAGCGGCGGGATTGCTCATGGGGGTCGGCCTCTTGGGTGCGGTGATCTACACCTTCATCCTCATCGCCGGTTGGCCGAAGCAGATGGAGGAAATGCCCACCGACGACGAAGAACGTGCCCGGCGAAAGTACTTTGGTGCGGGATCCGGGATGGGCTTCTACAACGAGCCGGACGACCCGATGGTCACCTGGGTGTCTCCGTTCAACCAGAGCAAGGTAGACCTGAACTGGGCGCACCGCCCAGTGAAGCAGTACGTCTTCACTGTTCTTGCGCTCCTCGCCCTGGTGTGCGTCACGCCGTTCATCACCCTCTAGACTCACGCGGACCCGGTATCCACGAGGAGACAGTGATGAAGAAATGGGTTTTGGGAGTTGTGGCGGCAGCGGTCGCGGCGTCGGGTGCTGCAGCCGCGGTCGTGGTGGGCAGCGACCCTACCGTGGAGCGCGTCGTCGACGGGGACACCATCGACGTGTCCACGTGGTCGGGGACGAAGCGGGTGAGGTTGCTCAACATCAACACCCCTGAGCTCGGCCACTTCGGTTCCCCCGAAGAATGTCTCGCCCAGGAGGCCAAGAACCGGCTCGAGGAGCTGCTGCCGGAGGGCACGAAGGTGACCCTCGAGTACGACGTGGACCGTCAGGACCAGTACGGCCGTGAGCTCGCCGGAGTGTTCAGGGGCGGCGACTTCATCAACGAGCAGATCGTCAGCGAAGGTTTCGCGCACGCTGTGCTTTTCGAACCGAACCGGAAATTCTACGACCGGATTCTCGCCGCGGAAGCGGGCCCGCGCACAAACGGTACCGGGGTGTTCGGCGTCGGCCCGGAATGCCTCACGTCCAATTGGATGGACCAGTCCCGCCTCGAGGGCCTCCAGCGCGACGCGAGCGAACTGGACGGGATGGATCTTGCGGCCCCTGCGCAGACCGCGTCTGCCCGCCGCATCGTGGACCGCATTCGGCGCACGAGCGAGGACCTCCTCAAACGTGCGGTCAGCGCGGAGGACACCTTCTACACCGCGCAGCTGCGGGATTATCTGGATGACACGCGTGCACGAGCCGACGAGGCGGAGCGGATCATCAACGCGACCGAAAATCGCGAAAAGGAACGAGTGGAGCAGGAACGCCGCGAAGAGGAAGAAAAGCGGGCGGCAGAGCTGGAAAAGCAGCGGCTCGAGATGGAGCGCCAGCGTGCAGCCGAGCAGGCGCTGCCTCCCGCGCAAGCAGCCGACCCTGCGCCGCGCACCACATCAGGTGGGGCGTCCGGCAGCGCGGACACGTACACCGGCTGCCGCGCATACGGCGGGAATTACTCGCTGAACAACGTGGACAAGAACGGCCGGCGCTACGCCAAGATCGACTGCGCAACGAAGGTGCAGATCGGCTAGCCGCGCAATAGCCTAGGAGCCATGAGCTTCACGCGCGCCCAGGAGATCCTCGCCGACGCCTCGCACATCGAGGTTTTCACCGGTGCCGGCATGAGCGCCGACAGCGGCATCGCCACCTACCGCGACGCGCAGACCGGGCTGTGGGAGAACGTTGACCCGCAGGATATGGCGTCGACAGACGCGTGGCACGACGATCCGTCGACGATGTTCGCGTGGTACCTGTGGCGCGCGCATCTCGCGCAGCAGGCGGAACCGAACGCGGGTCACGTCGCTATCGCACGCTCACCGAAGACCACGGTGACCACGCAGAATATCGACAATTTGCACGAGAGGGCGGGCAGCACGGAGGTCGTTCACCTGCACGGTTCGCTGTTTGAATTCCGTTGTTCGCTTTGCGACGCCCCCTTCCCCAACCCCATCTCCTTCCCCCAGGAGCCGGTCGCTGAGATAACCCCTCCCGCCTGCGCGGTGTGCGGCGGTCCGGTGCGGCCGGGGGTTGTGTGGTTCGGGGAGGCTCTTCCCGAGCGGGAGTGGGCCGAAGCCGAGCGCCGCATGAGCACTGCCGATGCATTGTTGATCGTGGGCACCTCCGGAGTGGTCTACCCCGCCGCCGGGCTGCCGCTGATGGCGCACGCCCGCGAGATCCCCATCGTCGAGGTCACTCCGATGCGCACCGACCTATCGCACTTAGCCGACGTCGTTGTCGAGGACACCGCGGCCAATGCCCTGCCGAAGATCCTGGGATAGCACCGGGTTAACCAGTCGCCCGCAAGACTGTGAACGT encodes:
- a CDS encoding thermonuclease family protein, coding for MKKWVLGVVAAAVAASGAAAAVVVGSDPTVERVVDGDTIDVSTWSGTKRVRLLNINTPELGHFGSPEECLAQEAKNRLEELLPEGTKVTLEYDVDRQDQYGRELAGVFRGGDFINEQIVSEGFAHAVLFEPNRKFYDRILAAEAGPRTNGTGVFGVGPECLTSNWMDQSRLEGLQRDASELDGMDLAAPAQTASARRIVDRIRRTSEDLLKRAVSAEDTFYTAQLRDYLDDTRARADEAERIINATENREKERVEQERREEEEKRAAELEKQRLEMERQRAAEQALPPAQAADPAPRTTSGGASGSADTYTGCRAYGGNYSLNNVDKNGRRYAKIDCATKVQIG
- a CDS encoding NAD-dependent deacylase, with translation MSFTRAQEILADASHIEVFTGAGMSADSGIATYRDAQTGLWENVDPQDMASTDAWHDDPSTMFAWYLWRAHLAQQAEPNAGHVAIARSPKTTVTTQNIDNLHERAGSTEVVHLHGSLFEFRCSLCDAPFPNPISFPQEPVAEITPPACAVCGGPVRPGVVWFGEALPEREWAEAERRMSTADALLIVGTSGVVYPAAGLPLMAHAREIPIVEVTPMRTDLSHLADVVVEDTAANALPKILG